The Paenibacillus sp. FSL W8-0426 region GATATACTGCTTCGCCACAACATCGATAATTTCACGCTCTGGCGGGACCGCAATGACTTCGGCTGCTTTCAACACCCGTTCCATGTCTTCTTCCCCGATTTCACGATCTTCGTTCGAAACGGCCACGACACCGTGGCTGCTCATCAACCCAATATGATTTCCCGAGATTCCAACATATACTTCGGATATTTGAATACCTACCATACGCTCCGCATGTTCCACCGCATTGCGGATCGATTGCACCGTCTGGTCGATATCTACGATTACACCTTTGCGAATTCCCTCCGAGTCGGCAGATCCAACTCCAATAATATTAAAGGTTCCATTATTAATTTCCCCAATAATAGCGCGAATTTTGGATGTACCGATGTCCAAACTAACAATGATGTCATTGTTGCTCAAGTCTCTGGCACCTCCTGACTCCAATAATAGATTACGAACGTATAAACACTCTTAAAACATATTCAACACACTTTAGGCTTTCCCTCTTTTTTCTACAATTTTTTTGGATGCCAACATCTGGGTGTCAATACATAAAACCTTGAAGAAAAAAGAAGGAGGCTATTCCAGTGCCATAAGCTAAAGTGTATCATTTTTTCCCCTTCACAGAAAGCACAACTTTCACAAACCGGACCAGTCTGAAACGGCATTCCGTCAGGCTTTGCACATCTAATCAGGAGAGCTTCGTTTCGTTATTGACCCGCTCCTGGTTCGGCATTTTCATCCGGGTCTTCCGCAATGAAAGGCACGTATGTGTCCGCCTCCAGCATCGTGATTTTCCCTGGCCGTTCGGTCTCGATCACCTGGTTCAAATACTCCACTTTGTCCGCAAGCATGGAAACCGTCGTAACCACTTCGAATTGCGTTTTGGTATACATCCGAATCTGGTCGGGAAAAGACGGCGTCGGATTCGGAATGATTTCCGAAATATCCGTGGTCAACTCATTCGGAATTTTCGATAACACTTCGCTGAGTTCCGCTTTGAGCGGATCATCGGCTTTCCACTGCGTGAGGATCGGCTTCTCAACGGCTACCCCGGTGTTTGCAGGTACGGCAAGGCTTGTCCCGCTGGCCAGAATGGCCTTCAGCGCACCGCTCGCATCAAGTTCATACGCAACAGTCGGGTACTCCTGGACCTTGATATGAATGGTGCCCGGAAACTGCTTGTCCACCGTCGCTCCTTGTATGGCCTTGTTCGCTTCCAGCCTCTGGACCACTTCCCCGGAACTTGTCCCAAAAAACTGGTCGCCGACCTTCAATCCGGTTTGCTCAAGAAGCTCCGAGGTCGAAGTGTATACATTTCCCGTAATTTCAATCGCCGAAATCCGGCTAACGGAAGAACGAAAAAAAAGAACGGCAAGAAGGACTACGAATAATAGCAATAACACAAAAACAAGCTTACGGCTCGTATTTCGTTTAGGCCGGTTCGTTTTCAGAACCGGAATTTGACTTTTTGGCATAGATCGCGCTCCACAAAGCCTCGAGTCCCCTCCCCTATAAGAAGGGGACTCAAAGGACGTTAATTGGCAAAATCCAGCTGTTTCGAGACCGGAGACTGTCGTTCAACCGTAGCCCCCAGACTCTGGAACAGCTTCTCAATCCGATCATATCCTCGATCGATATGATGAACCTGCTCCACAACCGTCTTCCCTTGCGCAGCCAATCCGGCAATGACAAGTGCCGCTCCGGCGCGCAGATCGGTTGCTTCCACGGTAGCCCCATAAAGCCTAGGTACCCCGCGGATGAAAGCCGCGTTCAAATCCACGGAAATGTCGGCTCCCATCACATTCAACTCATCAACATGTTTGAAGCGGCCCTCGAACACCGTTTCCCTCATTACACTAAACCCATCCGCCAAGCTAAGCAGGACCATGATCTGGGACTGCAGATCTGTAGGAAACGAAGGATACGGCGAAGTCACGATGCGGTCCACTGATTTTGGACGGCTCATGCTGCTCACCGTCATTATATCATTGCAGACCGTGATTTGAACACCAACGCGCTTGAGCACATGAATAAGCGAAGTAAGGTGCGCCGGGTTGCAGTGCGTAAGCGTCACATTGCCACGGGTCGCTGCGGCTGCGATCATCACCGTGCCTGCAACGATTCGATCCGGGATAATTTCATATGTGCATGGCTCCAGCTTCTCCACGCCGTTAATGGTAATCGTATCGGTTCCCGCACCGATAATGCGTGCCCCCATGGCATTGAGGAAATGCTGCAAATCTTGAATTTCGGGCTCTCGCGCCGCATTGTAGATCGTCGTAGTACCTTCTGCCAACACTGCGGCCATCATGATGTTTTCGGTGGCCCCTACACTGGGGAAATCAAGCTGAATATCCGTACCCACCAGTTTCTGTGCTTGACAGACGATTTGCTGATCCAGTTCTTCAATCGAAGCCCCCAATGCTTCAAGGCCTCTGAGATGAAGGTCAATCTTCCGCTCTCCTATGGCACAGCCGCCTGGCTGGTACACGGAGACTTGCCCAAACTTGGCCAATAATGGCCCCATCAAGAAGATGGATGAGCGCATCTGCTTCATCAGGTCCTCAGGCACGTCGAATGACTGAATGGACGATGTGTCAATGGTCACGATCTCCTGTTCATGCCGACATGTGCATCCAAGCCGCTCCAGGATATACAGCATCACTTGAATGTCCAGCAAGTGCGGAACGTTGTGCAGGGTTACTTTGCCGTCTGCCAACAAACTTGCGGCCATAATCGGTAAAGCGGCATTTTTTGCTCCATGGATGCGTATGGTTCCTGAGAGGGGTTTCCCGCCTTCAATCACCAATTTGTCCAATGTATCACCTCCGGGGTTTACCGCTCACCCGCTGCGAAAACTTCCGAAACAAGTTCAATGCCGGTTTGAGATGATGTATTGCTCCGAATTTGCTGTATCAGGGTGATAACGTCCTATGCCGTTGCATGGCCGGGAATTGCACTTGGAAACATAATGTACCGTCTCCCACGCCCCAGCTTCTATTCAAGCGGTATGAAATATCCGTGACACATCCGATCCATGGGCACCTGCATTCATTTCACGACATCTCCCGACAGTTCCGGGAGCGCAGTCGAACCCAGATCCTCCATTTCCCTTCGGCTCCCCCAAGGAATCTGCCATCTGTGCAACAGGCCGAACGGGATTGAACATTTGCTCACTGTTCCCCGGTAGGACCGGCGTACCCGCAGGATCCGCCGATGTTCCATATGGTGCCAGTTGCAAGCGTTTCGTTTTCAAGGACCGTGTCCGCATGATGCCGGATGGGGCTCCAAACTCATGCAGACCATCACCCTTGTTTCGAAACCGATCGGAGAACCAGCTTCTTTTCCCGCAGGCTGTGCTGCCGCGCCATAGAACGATTGTCACGATTTATAGGGTATCTTATGTAAGTCCCTGCCAGTGTGTGACAATCGCCCATAAAGCACTTTACCGATGCACCGCAAGTCTTCGAATTTCGTCTACCAGCACTTCGGCTGCATCCGGTTTGCCGAGCGAAAGGGAGGATGCCGCCATGCGTTTGCGGGCTTCCTCGTTGTTCATGATGCCTTCGATGGCTTCATAAAGCGCCTTGCCGGACAAATCCTTCTCAAGCATGGTCACCGAAGCTCCGCCTCGTTCCAGCATGCGGGCATTGGCTTCCTGATGATTGTTCGTCACGTTCGGAGACGGAATCAGGATGGAAGGTATGCCGAGCGAAGTAATCTCGGCCAGAAACGATGCGCCTGCCCGATTGACGATCAGCGAAGTGCACGCCAGCACTTCCGGCATGTTGTGTACGTACGGCAATACATGCAAATGATTCGGCATCGTGCCAAGCGTGCTGCGAATGGCTTCCCGCGTTTCATCAAAGTACGATTCGCCGGTGACGTACACGACGTGCACATCCTTCAACCGCTCCAGCATCGGAGCCATGTCGACCATTGCCTGATTGATCGCCTTGGCTCCGCGGCTGCCTCCCACAACAAGGACAACCCTGCTGTCCATCGGTACGCCCAACGTGGCAAATCCCCGGTCACGGCTGGCCTTGGCCACGGTCGTTGCCCGGGGATTTCCGGTGTAAACGACCCGCTTGGCTCCCGGAAAAGCCTTGTCCGAGCCTTCAAAGCTGACCGCCACCGTATCCACGTAGCGGGTCAGGAACTTGTTGGTCAGACCCGGAATGGCGTTCTGCTCGTGAATGACGCTCGGAATGCCCAATTTGGCTGCGGCATAAACGACCGGTCCGCACACATATCCGCCTGTGCCGATCACCACGTCGGGTTTGAACTCCTTCAGCATTTTTTTGGATTTCCTGACGCCTTGAAGGAAGCGCATCACGGTTTTCAGATTGTCCATGGATAATTTACGACGGAAGCCCGTAATGTCAATGGACTGAAACGGGATATTTTCCTGGGGTACCAGTTTGCTCTCCAAGCCTCTGGTACCGCCGATATATAAAAATTCCGAGTCCGGATTTTCCGCCTCGATCTGCCTAGCAATGGCCACGGCCGGATAGATATGACCTCCGGTTCCGCCGCCGCTTAATACGACTCGCATCGTATGTTCACCTCGCATAACGGGATAAATTCAATAAAATGCCGAGAGCTGTCAGCATGAGGGTTAAAGAAGAACCGCCGTAACTGATCAGTGGAAGCGTAATGCCCGTGACCGGCATTAAACCGATCACCACGCCGATGTTGATGATGACCTGAACAGCAACCATGCCGACAATGCCGACGCCGAGCAGGCTGCCGAAAGCATCGGGAATCGTCATCGCGACGCGCATGCCCCGCCAAATCAGCACAAGGAACAGGAGCAGCACAATCATTCCACCGATGAATCCAAGCTCTTCGGCCAAAATGGAAAAAATAAAATCAGTCTGCGGTTCCGGGACGTAACTGTACTTCTGCCGGCTCATCCCGAGTCCCAGGCCTGCCAACCCGCCAGGGCCAATCGCATAAAGGGATTGAATGATCTGATATCCTGCACCTAACGGGTCTGACCATGGGTCAAGAAATGCCGTAATTCGTTTCAGCCGATAGGGGGCTGCAGCGATCAATGCCACAAAACCGGCCACGCCGCCAAGGGCTAAGAGCAGCAAATGTTTCATTCTTGCTCCGGCAGTGAACACGATCAACATGGAGGCTCCCATCATGACGGTGCCTGTCCCCAAATCAGGCTGCAGCATGATAATCCCAAAAGCGAGCCCCATCAATCCGAGGGGCGGAAGCAATCCTGTCGTAAAGGTTTTGAGTTTGCCCGTATCCTTACCGAGCCAGTGCGCCAAAAACAAAATCATGCCCAGCTTCATGAACTCCGACGGCTGGATGCCGAACGAACCGATGCCCAGCCAGCTCCTGGCTCCGCCGCGAACAACGCCGATCCCGGGAATCAGCACCGCAATCAGCATCACGAAACAGGCAATCAATATCGGCTTGGCATACTTCCTCCACACACGATAGTCCACGTTAGCCGTAACAAACATCGCCGCGAGTCCAAGTCCCGCAAACAGCAGCTGTCGTTTGACAAAGTAAAAGGAATCGCCATAATCATGGAATGCAAGTACCGATCCCGCACTATAAACCATAATAATGCCGATGGCAAGCAAAGCCAAAATACAAATCAGGAGCCAGATGTCCGGCGCCGGTCGCGTCTGTTTCATCAGGAGGCCACCCCTTGCATCGAAGTAGGGGCTTTTCCACCCCCCTACTTACAAGTTATGCACCGCCTCTTTAAAAATGCGTCCCCGCTCTTCGTAAGAAGCAAACATGTCCCAGCTGGCGCAAGAAGGCGACAGAAGAACCACATCGCCCGGAGCCGCAAGCTTCTTCGCTTCCTGTACTGCAGCGGTTAGCGTCAGGGCGGCATCCTCCTCATTATCGACGACCTTGATTTCCTTTAACCCGGCCAGTTCCGCAACCCGGGCAATCTTCTCCCGTGTCTCGCCAAGGGCCACCACCGCTTTGACCTTTTCCTGAAATAAAGGCAGCAGCTCCATCATGTCCGACCCGCGGTCCAATCCACCGGCGATCAGCACGACGGGTTGTTTGAAAGAGCCCAGCGCATTGACGGTAGCTTTGGAGTTGGTCGCTTTCGAATTGTTGTAATATGCGGCTCCTTGGTGCTCCAGGACATACTCCAAACGGTGCTCGACACCCTTGAATTCGGACAGAGGTACGAGCAATGAAGACGGATCGGCCCCGGCAGACACCGCAATCGCAATGGCGGCCAGTGCATTCTCCACGTTGAACCGGCCAGGAAGGCCGATGTCGGACACGTCAATGATGACATGGTGATTGCCGCTGCCGTCAGCGTAGATCGCCTGGCGCTGAACATCATCCTCCTCACCGTCCACGTATGGCGGATCGGCGTAAACCCCGATGTCCAGCTTCTCCGTCACGGAGAAGGGAACCAATCTGCCCTTGATGTAGGGTACGAGGCCGCGGCATACGGGGTCATCCCAATTGAGCACCGCGGTATCCCCGGACTGCTGGTTGGCGAACAGCTTGGCTTTGGAGGCAACGTAATCGTCCATGTCTCCGTGGTAATCCAGATGGGTCTCGGCCACATTGAGCAGACACGCAATGCGCGGACGGAAATCCACCGTGCCTTTAAGCTGGAAGCTGCTCAGCTCAGCCACCATCCAATTGTCCTGATCAGCCTGTTCCGCCGCTTCGCAGAGCGGTGTACCGATATTTCCAGCCACAATCGGTTTCAGGCCGGCATGCTCCAGCATTTTTCCAACCCATGTCGTTGTCGTTGTTTTGCCGTTGGACCCCGTAATTCCGATGATCGGTGCCTCGCAGAGATGGTAAGCAACCTCGACTTCGGTAACGACCTCAATCCCAAGCTCGAGCGCTTTCTGGACGGGTGGTGCCTGGTACGGGATTCCCGGATTTTTGACCACGAGCTGAACATCCTCGTTAATGAGGTTATCGGGATGTCCCCCGCATACAACAGAAATTCCCAAAGCCTCCAACTCGGATGCTTCGGGACACTGTTCCCTCTCCTTTTTGTCATTGACCGTCACTTTGGCGCCGGCGCGTTCCAGTACCTTGGCGACCTGCACGCCGCTTTTGGCCAGTCCGAGCACGACAACCCGTTTTTCGCGATATTCATCAGGATGCTTCATGTTTTACAACCCCTTGTTGAGATAAAGTCCGACAGCTGCCAATATGGCGCCAACAGCCCAGAAGGTAATGACGACGCGCCATTCCGACCAGCCGCTCAGTTCGAAGTGATGGTGGATGGGACTCATTTTGAATACGCGCTTGCCCCGGGTTTTGAACGAGATGACCTGGATGACGACGGACAAAATCTCGATGACAAACACGCCGCCGATAATGACGAACAACAGCTCCGTCTTCGTGACGATGGCAACCGCTCCTATCGCTCCGCCAATGCCCAGCGATCCGGTATCACCCATGAATACTTTGGCGGGATGGGCATTGTA contains the following coding sequences:
- the murG gene encoding undecaprenyldiphospho-muramoylpentapeptide beta-N-acetylglucosaminyltransferase, which gives rise to MRVVLSGGGTGGHIYPAVAIARQIEAENPDSEFLYIGGTRGLESKLVPQENIPFQSIDITGFRRKLSMDNLKTVMRFLQGVRKSKKMLKEFKPDVVIGTGGYVCGPVVYAAAKLGIPSVIHEQNAIPGLTNKFLTRYVDTVAVSFEGSDKAFPGAKRVVYTGNPRATTVAKASRDRGFATLGVPMDSRVVLVVGGSRGAKAINQAMVDMAPMLERLKDVHVVYVTGESYFDETREAIRSTLGTMPNHLHVLPYVHNMPEVLACTSLIVNRAGASFLAEITSLGIPSILIPSPNVTNNHQEANARMLERGGASVTMLEKDLSGKALYEAIEGIMNNEEARKRMAASSLSLGKPDAAEVLVDEIRRLAVHR
- the murD gene encoding UDP-N-acetylmuramoyl-L-alanine--D-glutamate ligase; translation: MKHPDEYREKRVVVLGLAKSGVQVAKVLERAGAKVTVNDKKEREQCPEASELEALGISVVCGGHPDNLINEDVQLVVKNPGIPYQAPPVQKALELGIEVVTEVEVAYHLCEAPIIGITGSNGKTTTTTWVGKMLEHAGLKPIVAGNIGTPLCEAAEQADQDNWMVAELSSFQLKGTVDFRPRIACLLNVAETHLDYHGDMDDYVASKAKLFANQQSGDTAVLNWDDPVCRGLVPYIKGRLVPFSVTEKLDIGVYADPPYVDGEEDDVQRQAIYADGSGNHHVIIDVSDIGLPGRFNVENALAAIAIAVSAGADPSSLLVPLSEFKGVEHRLEYVLEHQGAAYYNNSKATNSKATVNALGSFKQPVVLIAGGLDRGSDMMELLPLFQEKVKAVVALGETREKIARVAELAGLKEIKVVDNEEDAALTLTAAVQEAKKLAAPGDVVLLSPSCASWDMFASYEERGRIFKEAVHNL
- the murA gene encoding UDP-N-acetylglucosamine 1-carboxyvinyltransferase, which produces MDKLVIEGGKPLSGTIRIHGAKNAALPIMAASLLADGKVTLHNVPHLLDIQVMLYILERLGCTCRHEQEIVTIDTSSIQSFDVPEDLMKQMRSSIFLMGPLLAKFGQVSVYQPGGCAIGERKIDLHLRGLEALGASIEELDQQIVCQAQKLVGTDIQLDFPSVGATENIMMAAVLAEGTTTIYNAAREPEIQDLQHFLNAMGARIIGAGTDTITINGVEKLEPCTYEIIPDRIVAGTVMIAAAATRGNVTLTHCNPAHLTSLIHVLKRVGVQITVCNDIMTVSSMSRPKSVDRIVTSPYPSFPTDLQSQIMVLLSLADGFSVMRETVFEGRFKHVDELNVMGADISVDLNAAFIRGVPRLYGATVEATDLRAGAALVIAGLAAQGKTVVEQVHHIDRGYDRIEKLFQSLGATVERQSPVSKQLDFAN
- a CDS encoding FtsQ-type POTRA domain-containing protein, yielding MPKSQIPVLKTNRPKRNTSRKLVFVLLLLFVVLLAVLFFRSSVSRISAIEITGNVYTSTSELLEQTGLKVGDQFFGTSSGEVVQRLEANKAIQGATVDKQFPGTIHIKVQEYPTVAYELDASGALKAILASGTSLAVPANTGVAVEKPILTQWKADDPLKAELSEVLSKIPNELTTDISEIIPNPTPSFPDQIRMYTKTQFEVVTTVSMLADKVEYLNQVIETERPGKITMLEADTYVPFIAEDPDENAEPGAGQ
- the spoVE gene encoding stage V sporulation protein E, with protein sequence MKQTRPAPDIWLLICILALLAIGIIMVYSAGSVLAFHDYGDSFYFVKRQLLFAGLGLAAMFVTANVDYRVWRKYAKPILIACFVMLIAVLIPGIGVVRGGARSWLGIGSFGIQPSEFMKLGMILFLAHWLGKDTGKLKTFTTGLLPPLGLMGLAFGIIMLQPDLGTGTVMMGASMLIVFTAGARMKHLLLLALGGVAGFVALIAAAPYRLKRITAFLDPWSDPLGAGYQIIQSLYAIGPGGLAGLGLGMSRQKYSYVPEPQTDFIFSILAEELGFIGGMIVLLLFLVLIWRGMRVAMTIPDAFGSLLGVGIVGMVAVQVIINIGVVIGLMPVTGITLPLISYGGSSLTLMLTALGILLNLSRYAR